A genome region from Dolichospermum compactum NIES-806 includes the following:
- the rpsK gene encoding 30S ribosomal protein S11, producing MARQPTKKSGSKKQKRNVPNGVAYIQSTFNNSIVTITDQNGDVISWASAGSSGFKGAKKGTPFAAQTAAESAARRATDQGMRQIEVMVSGPGAGRETAIRALQGAGLEITLIRDITPIPHNGCRPPKRRRV from the coding sequence ATGGCCAGACAACCAACAAAAAAATCCGGGAGCAAAAAGCAGAAACGGAACGTACCCAATGGGGTTGCCTACATTCAGTCTACCTTCAACAATAGCATTGTCACGATTACCGATCAAAATGGAGATGTTATCTCCTGGGCAAGTGCTGGTTCTAGTGGATTTAAAGGGGCAAAAAAGGGAACACCCTTTGCCGCACAAACCGCTGCGGAAAGCGCAGCTAGACGAGCCACAGACCAAGGAATGCGGCAAATCGAAGTTATGGTGAGTGGCCCCGGTGCAGGTAGAGAAACCGCTATTCGGGCGCTTCAAGGTGCAGGATTAGAAATTACACTCATTCGGGATATTACCCCAATTCCCCACAACGGTTGCCGTCCACCCAAGCGCCGTCGAGTTTAA
- the rpsM gene encoding 30S ribosomal protein S13 — protein sequence MARISGVDLPRDKRVEIGLTYIYGIGLTRSHQILAATGVNPDTRVKDLSDADVAALRGEIESNYQVEGDLRRLEGLNIKRLVDIGCYRGRRHRMGLPVRGQRTRTNARTRRGRRQTVAGKKKAPGK from the coding sequence CGTAGACCTTCCCCGCGATAAGCGTGTAGAAATTGGTCTAACATACATTTACGGAATTGGCTTAACTAGATCACATCAAATTCTCGCAGCTACTGGTGTTAACCCAGATACCCGCGTCAAAGACCTGTCCGATGCTGATGTGGCAGCCCTCAGAGGAGAAATCGAAAGCAACTATCAAGTTGAAGGAGATTTACGCCGTTTAGAAGGACTAAATATTAAGCGTTTAGTTGATATTGGCTGTTACAGAGGTCGGAGACACCGCATGGGCTTACCAGTGCGTGGGCAAAGAACCCGTACCAACGCTAGAACCAGACGTGGTAGAAGACAGACAGTGGCTGGTAAGAAGAAAGCCCCTGGCAAATAA